The following coding sequences are from one Perognathus longimembris pacificus isolate PPM17 chromosome 13, ASM2315922v1, whole genome shotgun sequence window:
- the LOC125361851 gene encoding olfactory receptor 5AP2: MIRYMQEVQGRNQTEVVEFILLGLSDNPDLQGILFALFLSIYLATMVGNLGMIVLIKIDRCLHTPMYFFLSSLSFVDASYSSSVTPKMLVNLMAERKSISFNGCAAQFFFFGSFLGTECFLLAMMAYDRYAAIWNPLLYPVLMSGRTCFFLVATSFLAGFGNAALHTGMTFRLSFCGSNMINHFYCDTPPLLKLSCSDTHINGIVIMVSSSFNVISCVMIVLISYLCILIAILKMPSVEGRHKAFSTCASHLLAVTIFFGTILFMYLRPTSSYSMEQDKVVSVFYTVVIPMLNPLIYSLKNKDVKEALRKILQKPDL, encoded by the coding sequence ATTTATACTATTAGGACTCTCAGACAATCCAGATCTTCAAGGTATCCTGTTTGCCTTGTTTCTGTCCATCTATCTGGCCACCATGGTGGGTAATTTGGGAATGATTGTCCTGATTAAGATTGATCGCTGcctccacacccccatgtacttctttctCAGCAGCCTTTCCTTTGTGGATGCCTCTTACTCCTCTTCTGTCACTCCTAAGATGCTGGTGAACCTCATGGCTGAGAGGAAGTCCATTTCATTCAATGGGTGTGCTGCCCAGTTCTTCTTCTTTGGCTCCTTCCTGGGAACTGAGTGCTTCCTGTTGGCCATGATGGCCTATGATCGCTATGCAGCTATTTGGAATCCCCTCCTTTATCCTGTTCTTATGTCTGGGAGAACCTGCTTCTTTTTAGTCGCCACTTCCTTCCTAGCAGGTTTTGGAAATGCCGCCCTCCACACAGGGATGACATTCCGGTTGTCATTCTGTGGCTCAAACATGATCAACCACTTCTACTGTGATACCCCACCCTTGCTCAAACTCTCTTGCTCTGACACGCATATCAATGGCATTGTGATCATGGTTTCCTCCAGCTTTAATGTCATCAGTTGTGTGATGATTGTTCTCATTTCCTACCTGTGCATCCTCATTGCCATCCTGAAGATGCCTTCTGTAGAAGGGAGACACAAAGCTTTCTCTACCTGTGCCTCCCACCTCTTAGCTGTCACCATCTTCTTCGGGACTATTCTTTTCATGTACTTGAGACCTACATCCAGCTATTCAATGGAGCAGGATAAAGTTGTCTCAGTATTTTATACAGTAGTGATCCCCATGCTGAATCCACTCATTTATAGtctaaaaaataaagatgtgaaaGAGGCCCTGAGGAAGATCTTACAGAAACCTGATCTATAA